In one bacterium genomic region, the following are encoded:
- a CDS encoding phosphoribosylglycinamide synthetase produces the protein AAGVMMIPIPGAGILRGVEGEAEALSTPGIEGIEITIHPGGRVVPLPEGNRYLGFIFAKRNTPGEVESALRRAHEKLRFNLEPEA, from the coding sequence GCGGCGGGGGTCATGATGATCCCCATTCCGGGGGCGGGGATTCTTCGGGGGGTGGAGGGCGAGGCGGAGGCGCTGTCCACACCCGGCATCGAGGGGATCGAGATCACCATCCACCCCGGCGGGCGGGTGGTGCCGCTGCCGGAGGGCAACCGCTATCTCGGCTTCATCTTCGCCAAAAGAAATACGCCCGGCGAAGTGGAATCTGCCCTCCGCCGGGCGCATGAAAAGCTGCGTTTCAATCTGGAGCCGGAAGCCTAG